One part of the Sphingobacterium sp. LZ7M1 genome encodes these proteins:
- a CDS encoding siderophore ABC transporter substrate-binding protein has product MYINILRQSMAMLILPFVFLSCQSNSPSQDDKVVSDTLHIEHKLGKQIIPKNPKRSVVLDIGALETMNELGITPVGVPKKFLPSYLKTIHDNPDVADVGSVIEPDFEAIAATKPEIIFISTRLERFYQEINEIAPTVFIGTDNKNFLPSFENNVKLIGRIYGKEELATEKLESLNKKILAAQSKFQQDPHQALFLIYNNGKFSAFGKGSRFGFIHDVLGIKPVLELQDESVHGQRVSNELIAEANPDYLFIVDRNAAVLGKKSSKEEVENQLIKQTKAFKSNNLFYLDPNVWFISGGGITSVDLMVDDIVKLIQ; this is encoded by the coding sequence ATGTACATCAATATATTAAGGCAATCCATGGCAATGTTAATCTTGCCTTTTGTATTCCTATCCTGCCAATCTAATTCACCGAGTCAAGACGATAAGGTTGTGAGTGACACACTACATATTGAACATAAATTGGGCAAACAGATCATTCCCAAAAATCCCAAACGCAGCGTTGTTCTGGATATTGGTGCTTTAGAAACAATGAATGAATTAGGGATTACGCCTGTCGGTGTGCCCAAGAAATTCCTTCCTTCCTACCTGAAGACTATCCATGACAATCCCGATGTGGCAGACGTGGGTTCTGTGATTGAACCCGACTTTGAAGCCATTGCTGCAACAAAACCTGAAATTATTTTTATTTCAACCCGACTAGAAAGATTTTACCAAGAAATCAATGAGATTGCCCCAACGGTTTTTATCGGAACTGACAATAAAAATTTTCTTCCCTCCTTTGAGAACAATGTCAAACTGATCGGGAGGATTTATGGAAAAGAGGAGTTGGCGACTGAAAAACTAGAGTCATTGAACAAGAAAATTCTTGCCGCCCAAAGCAAATTCCAACAGGATCCGCATCAAGCACTGTTCTTGATCTATAACAATGGGAAATTTAGTGCCTTTGGTAAAGGTTCAAGGTTCGGTTTTATCCATGATGTTCTAGGCATCAAGCCCGTTCTTGAATTGCAGGATGAATCTGTTCATGGACAACGGGTATCCAATGAATTGATTGCTGAAGCCAACCCTGATTATCTGTTTATCGTCGACCGAAATGCTGCGGTCTTAGGAAAGAAATCAAGTAAAGAGGAAGTGGAAAATCAACTGATCAAACAGACCAAAGCCTTTAAATCAAATAACCTGTTTTATCTCGACCCCAATGTATGGTTTATCTCCGGAGGGGGGATAACATCAGTGGATTTGATGGTCGATGATATCGTAAAACTTATTCAATAA
- a CDS encoding ABC transporter ATP-binding protein — protein sequence MVDEEKNKLSFEAIAKRYGKKEVLKNLTGGFPQAKITSLIGPNGAGKSTLLSIISRLIKQDEGHVAFYEKELSSYKGAELAKKLSILKQSNHLELKLTVRDLVSFGRFPYSQGKLSELDWRKVDDAIAFSDLMELKDSFIDELSGGQRQRAFISMIIAQDTDFILLDEPLNNLDMKHAVHVMKTLRRLVDELGKTVIMVIHEINFASQYSDQIIALKNGEILYNDQTNKVIDAKILHEIFDLEFNIIEINNKKICNYFNL from the coding sequence ATGGTTGACGAGGAAAAAAATAAGCTAAGCTTTGAAGCGATTGCCAAGCGCTATGGCAAAAAGGAAGTGTTGAAAAATCTTACCGGTGGTTTTCCACAAGCTAAGATTACCTCCTTGATTGGACCGAATGGTGCTGGGAAAAGTACCTTACTGTCAATAATAAGTCGCTTGATTAAGCAAGATGAAGGGCATGTGGCTTTCTATGAGAAGGAGCTTTCCTCCTATAAAGGAGCTGAATTGGCAAAAAAACTATCCATTCTGAAGCAGTCCAATCACCTTGAGTTGAAACTTACCGTACGGGACCTCGTTTCCTTTGGACGGTTTCCTTATAGCCAAGGTAAACTGAGCGAATTGGACTGGAGGAAAGTGGATGATGCCATCGCGTTTTCGGATCTAATGGAATTAAAAGATTCCTTTATCGATGAATTGAGTGGTGGACAACGACAAAGGGCGTTCATCTCCATGATCATTGCCCAGGACACTGATTTTATCCTGCTCGATGAGCCCCTCAATAATCTAGACATGAAGCATGCCGTCCATGTCATGAAAACACTGCGGAGGCTCGTGGATGAGTTGGGAAAAACGGTAATCATGGTCATCCATGAAATCAATTTTGCTTCCCAATATTCCGACCAAATTATTGCGCTGAAAAATGGAGAGATCCTTTATAATGATCAAACCAATAAAGTAATCGATGCGAAAATCCTGCATGAAATATTTGACCTTGAATTTAATATCATCGAAATCAACAATAAAAAAATCTGTAACTATTTCAATCTATAA
- a CDS encoding iron chelate uptake ABC transporter family permease subunit translates to MKPILKFSLLLGLLLIVIGLFLFFNIDLSNNYAISKRSIRLFSMLIVGCSVAYSSILFQTITNNRILTPSIMGYEAIFILFQTVIVFIYGDRTFQVINQQENFLFAVILMLGFTLLIYLLMFGKNKRSMYYLLLTGMVFGTLFLTMSQFLQVLIDPNEFSMVQNFMFVSFAKMNSKLLGIAGITMLAAIVYISFNLRYLDVIALGRDHAINLGVDYNKMVKRFLICITLLVSVSTALVGPITFLGILVCNLTYELFKTRKHQYMLPICAVISVLCLVLGQFLVEQVIGFTTTVSIIINFIGGVYFMYLLWLTRKKIS, encoded by the coding sequence ATGAAGCCAATCCTCAAATTTTCTCTATTGCTAGGCTTATTACTTATAGTAATTGGCCTATTCCTGTTCTTTAACATTGACCTTTCCAATAATTACGCAATCAGTAAAAGATCGATTCGACTCTTTAGCATGTTGATAGTTGGCTGTTCGGTCGCTTATTCTTCGATCCTATTCCAGACGATTACTAATAACAGGATTCTGACCCCCTCAATCATGGGTTACGAAGCCATCTTTATCTTGTTCCAGACTGTTATCGTCTTTATCTATGGGGATCGAACTTTTCAAGTCATCAATCAACAGGAGAATTTTTTATTTGCCGTGATCCTGATGCTAGGCTTTACTTTATTGATCTACCTTTTGATGTTTGGTAAGAATAAAAGAAGCATGTACTATCTCTTACTTACAGGGATGGTATTTGGCACCTTATTTTTGACCATGAGCCAATTCCTGCAGGTTCTGATTGATCCCAATGAATTTTCGATGGTACAAAACTTCATGTTTGTCTCCTTCGCCAAGATGAACAGTAAATTATTGGGCATTGCCGGGATTACCATGTTGGCAGCCATCGTCTATATCAGTTTTAACCTTCGATATCTCGATGTTATTGCACTGGGAAGAGATCATGCCATTAACCTTGGTGTCGATTACAATAAGATGGTCAAAAGATTTCTAATCTGTATCACCCTATTGGTTTCAGTATCCACAGCATTGGTCGGACCCATTACGTTCCTTGGAATTCTGGTCTGTAACCTGACCTATGAACTTTTTAAAACAAGAAAACATCAGTATATGCTCCCTATTTGTGCCGTGATTTCTGTGCTCTGTTTAGTATTGGGGCAGTTTCTAGTGGAACAGGTCATCGGATTTACCACAACGGTCAGTATTATTATCAATTTTATCGGTGGTGTTTATTTTATGTATTTACTATGGTTGACGAGGAAAAAAATAAGCTAA